In Clostridium sp. SY8519, one genomic interval encodes:
- the dltD gene encoding D-alanyl-lipoteichoic acid biosynthesis protein DltD — protein MKKLAAFLTASAVTLLVIAVFLATLSPNLNTNNRKFNYWYSSFKDNSYNAISQNLHKSTMPVFGSSEIGHGAKLSYGPQRLLERTNTDIMTIGCAYNQCLNHSIVLGSVGRQLKGKKVVLILSPSWFYRGGLSGARYEMRFSETEYSAFMRNPDLPADVKEYVARRSRHLLKKNDTLRRHAALYNRINGVGGKKATGFDRISYRILNAYTTDRDYLTMRILMKKKGIRFLDHYQGPADTLKHINWEKWKQKAVSASPAVNNPYYMAPKAWKKFSHIEEKARGLHRDSSYEVSPEYEDLECFLKVCKAEGIQPLLILQPVNGYWFDYTGLPEIRRDVLRYKIDNIASRYQAQVADLSNESYTKNFFEDAVHPYKLGWVTINEQIYKFYNKSN, from the coding sequence ATGAAGAAACTAGCAGCATTCCTGACTGCTTCCGCAGTGACCCTGCTTGTGATTGCTGTCTTTTTAGCAACCCTCTCACCAAATCTGAATACCAACAACCGGAAATTCAATTACTGGTACAGTTCCTTTAAAGACAACTCTTACAACGCCATCTCTCAGAACCTGCACAAAAGCACCATGCCGGTCTTCGGTTCCTCCGAAATCGGTCACGGCGCCAAACTGAGCTATGGACCGCAGCGCCTGCTGGAGCGAACAAATACGGACATCATGACCATCGGCTGTGCCTACAATCAGTGTCTGAATCACAGTATCGTCCTGGGTTCTGTCGGCAGACAGCTGAAAGGGAAAAAAGTGGTTCTGATCCTTTCCCCATCCTGGTTTTACCGGGGCGGTCTCTCCGGTGCCCGTTATGAAATGCGTTTTTCAGAAACGGAATATTCCGCCTTTATGCGCAATCCGGACCTGCCGGCGGATGTCAAGGAATATGTGGCCCGGCGCAGCCGTCATCTGCTGAAAAAAAATGATACCCTGCGGCGCCACGCCGCCCTGTACAACCGGATCAACGGCGTCGGCGGAAAGAAGGCAACTGGGTTTGACCGGATCTCCTACCGTATCCTGAATGCCTATACCACAGACCGGGATTATCTGACCATGCGGATACTCATGAAAAAGAAGGGCATCCGCTTTCTGGATCACTACCAGGGACCGGCGGACACGTTAAAACACATAAACTGGGAAAAATGGAAACAAAAAGCAGTCTCTGCTTCTCCTGCCGTGAACAATCCCTACTACATGGCGCCCAAAGCCTGGAAGAAATTCTCCCATATCGAGGAAAAGGCCCGGGGGCTCCACAGAGATTCCAGTTATGAGGTTTCTCCGGAATACGAAGATCTGGAATGTTTCCTGAAAGTCTGCAAAGCAGAGGGCATTCAGCCGCTGCTGATCCTTCAGCCGGTAAACGGCTACTGGTTTGACTACACAGGGCTTCCGGAAATCCGACGGGATGTGCTGCGATACAAAATCGACAATATCGCCTCCCGCTATCAGGCACAGGTCGCCGATCTGTCCAATGAATCCTACACAAAAAATTTCTTTGAAGATGCGGTGCATCCGTATAAGCTGGGCTGGGTGACAATCAATGAACAAATCTACAAATTCTACAACAAATCAAATTAA
- the dltC gene encoding D-alanine--poly(phosphoribitol) ligase subunit DltC, whose translation MREKLLNILEDLCGDEIVKENPDIDLLEEDLLDSMDYTELLVEIEENFGVVIAPSEVTREEMNTPNKIIAVVSRKMQ comes from the coding sequence ATGAGAGAAAAATTATTAAACATTCTGGAAGACCTCTGCGGAGACGAAATCGTTAAGGAAAATCCTGATATCGACCTTCTGGAGGAAGATCTGCTGGATTCCATGGATTACACGGAACTGTTGGTGGAAATCGAAGAGAATTTCGGCGTGGTCATCGCGCCCTCCGAAGTAACCAGAGAAGAAATGAACACCCCGAATAAAATCATCGCTGTTGTCAGCAGAAAGATGCAGTAA
- the dltB gene encoding D-alanyl-lipoteichoic acid biosynthesis protein DltB — protein sequence MELFTDFWFFVCLAGVGIPAVILGILEKPLKYYGFAVSLLFLWLVLGHNLLALFYLGLYCIFEFCIIQAYLKLRTRYGRKPGIYWLFLILSLLPLGLNKGFGLAGNPHHIFAFIGISYMTFKGTQIVIEIYDGLIEEVKPFEFFYLLLFFPTILSGPIDRSRRFHEDLAAVMPRKEYLELVGSGIFSLCRGLLYKIVIAALFYQGVVRLTSEHSFRFTLLYMYFYGFYLFFDFAGYSLMAIGAGSLFGIRVPVNFNAPFVSKDIKEFWDRWHITLSHWFRDFLFSRIVMFFTKKKILRKNKLARASIAFLINMGIMGVWHGLSAQYIIYGLYHGVLLSLTEIWQKKSKFYKKHRKEKWFLFMEWLITFHLVMFGFLIFSGKYTDLFAGICRAL from the coding sequence ATGGAACTTTTTACCGATTTCTGGTTTTTCGTATGTCTGGCAGGTGTGGGCATTCCCGCCGTCATCCTGGGCATACTGGAAAAGCCTCTGAAATACTACGGATTCGCCGTCAGCCTCCTGTTCCTGTGGCTGGTTCTGGGACACAATCTTCTGGCCCTCTTTTACCTGGGACTGTACTGTATCTTTGAATTCTGCATCATTCAGGCATACCTGAAGCTGCGGACCCGATACGGACGCAAACCGGGCATCTACTGGCTGTTTCTGATTCTGTCCCTGCTGCCCCTGGGGCTGAACAAGGGATTCGGACTGGCAGGCAATCCCCACCACATCTTTGCCTTCATCGGCATTTCCTATATGACCTTTAAGGGAACGCAGATTGTCATCGAAATCTATGACGGACTGATCGAAGAAGTCAAACCCTTTGAATTCTTCTATCTGCTGCTGTTTTTCCCTACGATCCTGTCCGGCCCCATTGACAGAAGCAGGCGGTTCCATGAAGATCTGGCCGCCGTGATGCCCCGGAAGGAATATCTGGAGCTGGTAGGCAGCGGGATTTTCTCCCTGTGCCGGGGCCTGCTGTACAAGATCGTCATCGCCGCCCTGTTTTATCAGGGAGTCGTACGGCTGACCAGTGAGCACAGCTTTCGTTTCACACTGCTGTACATGTATTTTTACGGCTTTTATCTGTTTTTTGACTTTGCGGGGTACAGCCTCATGGCCATCGGCGCCGGATCCCTCTTTGGCATCCGCGTCCCGGTCAACTTCAACGCCCCCTTCGTCAGCAAGGACATCAAAGAATTCTGGGACCGCTGGCACATCACATTGTCCCACTGGTTCCGGGACTTTCTTTTCTCGCGGATAGTCATGTTCTTTACCAAAAAGAAGATCCTCCGCAAAAACAAGCTTGCCCGCGCTTCCATCGCATTCCTGATCAACATGGGAATCATGGGGGTCTGGCACGGCCTGTCTGCCCAGTACATCATCTACGGTCTGTATCATGGCGTACTGCTGTCCCTGACAGAAATCTGGCAGAAAAAATCAAAATTTTATAAAAAACACCGGAAAGAGAAGTGGTTTCTCTTTATGGAATGGCTCATCACCTTCCATCTGGTCATGTTCGGCTTTCTGATCTTCTCGGGCAAATACACCGACCTCTTTGCAGGCATCTGCCGGGCACTATAG
- the dltA gene encoding D-alanine--poly(phosphoribitol) ligase subunit DltA has protein sequence MNILARIEQTAREHGDRLAFHSRFGEITYRDLWERSGRMAAWIQLLQDDCRKPIVVYGHKSPYMLVSFLACVRSGRAYCPVDISMPPDRVRQIIEAADNDLVIATEPLELEDRLLISERKLHDVCQYSQTIDSSFQCSGTDIFYIIFTSGSTGNPKGVQISTDNLNHYLEWSVTLPARSEGNTFLNQAPYSFDLSVMDTYTALASGGTIWATDKPLQQNTRELMPYLADSHINCWVSTPSFAAMCLADPEFNGSLLPDLHTFLFCGETLTAYTAEQLMIRFPQAKVINSYGPTEATVAVSAVEITEQMVKSGLSLPIGYPQPGIKALIRREDGSEAKPGETGEIILAGTTVSPGYFQDPERTAAAFTKTDVNGTLLPAYHTGDAGWLAEDGLLYYEGRIDLQVKYHGYRIELGDIESNLMQITGIHKAVVVPKWEDSAIRHLAAFVVAPEYEGNYADRKWIREKLKERIPAYMVPKKIIFTNDIPMTNNGKADRKSLEQSV, from the coding sequence ATGAATATTCTAGCACGAATTGAACAGACCGCCCGGGAACACGGGGACCGGCTGGCATTTCACTCCCGTTTCGGTGAAATCACCTACCGGGATCTCTGGGAACGCTCCGGCCGGATGGCTGCCTGGATCCAGCTGCTTCAGGATGACTGCCGCAAACCGATTGTCGTATACGGCCATAAGAGTCCGTACATGCTGGTCAGTTTTCTGGCCTGTGTCCGGTCCGGCAGAGCCTATTGTCCGGTAGACATTTCCATGCCGCCGGATCGGGTCCGCCAGATCATTGAAGCTGCAGACAACGATCTGGTCATCGCCACCGAACCCCTGGAACTGGAGGATCGTCTGCTGATCTCCGAACGGAAGCTCCACGATGTCTGCCAGTACAGCCAGACCATCGACTCGAGCTTTCAGTGCAGCGGCACGGATATCTTCTATATTATATTTACCTCAGGCAGCACCGGAAATCCAAAAGGCGTGCAGATTTCCACGGACAATCTGAACCACTACCTGGAATGGTCAGTCACTCTGCCCGCGCGTTCCGAAGGAAACACTTTTCTGAATCAGGCGCCTTACTCCTTCGACCTTTCGGTCATGGATACTTACACGGCGCTGGCTTCCGGCGGAACCATATGGGCCACAGACAAACCGCTCCAGCAGAATACCAGAGAACTGATGCCCTATCTGGCGGACTCCCATATCAACTGCTGGGTATCCACCCCCTCTTTCGCCGCCATGTGTCTGGCAGACCCGGAATTCAACGGCAGTCTTCTGCCGGATCTGCACACCTTCCTTTTCTGCGGCGAGACACTGACCGCCTATACCGCGGAGCAGCTGATGATTCGCTTCCCACAGGCGAAAGTCATCAATTCCTACGGCCCGACCGAAGCCACCGTGGCCGTGTCCGCAGTGGAAATCACGGAACAGATGGTAAAATCCGGCCTTTCCCTGCCCATCGGATACCCGCAGCCGGGGATCAAAGCCCTGATCCGGCGGGAAGACGGCAGCGAAGCCAAACCGGGAGAAACGGGGGAAATCATCCTGGCTGGCACCACGGTAAGCCCCGGATACTTTCAGGATCCGGAACGAACCGCAGCGGCTTTTACGAAAACAGATGTAAATGGAACACTGCTTCCGGCGTACCATACCGGTGATGCCGGATGGCTTGCGGAGGACGGACTCCTCTATTATGAAGGACGCATCGACCTGCAGGTCAAATATCACGGATACCGCATTGAACTGGGCGATATCGAAAGCAATCTGATGCAGATCACCGGCATCCACAAGGCCGTCGTTGTGCCGAAGTGGGAAGATTCCGCCATCCGCCACCTGGCCGCCTTTGTGGTAGCGCCGGAATATGAGGGAAACTATGCAGACCGCAAGTGGATCCGTGAAAAGCTGAAAGAACGGATCCCGGCCTATATGGTTCCGAAAAAAATCATCTTTACAAACGATATCCCTATGACTAATAACGGAAAGGCAGACCGCAAGAGTCTGGAGCAGAGCGTATAA
- a CDS encoding response regulator transcription factor — protein MTDSTETKILVIEDDRDIREGIRILLEGEGYAVEEAENGMEGLKKLDTDMDLVILDIMMPGISGLKTCEEIRKTSYVPVLFLTAKSKESDKLIGLMAGADDYLCKPFSYSELLGRVKALVRRYQIYSGKGQPQQTQQDTILEIGEIRLDTARNDVWVRGEEIHLSDIEYHILMLLMQYPGKVFSAQNIFESVWNEPYFYNSSGTIMVHIRKLRLKIERDPQNPKHIKTVWGKGYRFE, from the coding sequence ATGACGGACAGTACAGAGACAAAAATACTGGTAATTGAAGATGACAGAGATATTCGCGAGGGCATCCGCATTCTTCTGGAAGGAGAGGGATATGCGGTGGAAGAGGCGGAAAACGGGATGGAAGGCCTGAAAAAGCTGGACACAGACATGGATCTGGTAATCCTGGATATCATGATGCCCGGAATCTCCGGTTTAAAGACCTGCGAGGAGATCCGCAAGACATCCTACGTTCCGGTGCTGTTCCTGACAGCCAAATCCAAAGAATCCGACAAACTGATCGGCCTGATGGCAGGCGCTGACGACTACCTGTGCAAACCTTTTTCCTATTCCGAGCTTTTGGGCAGGGTCAAGGCGCTGGTTCGTCGGTACCAGATTTACAGCGGAAAAGGGCAGCCCCAGCAGACGCAGCAGGATACCATTCTGGAAATCGGGGAAATCAGACTGGACACCGCCCGCAATGATGTCTGGGTCCGGGGAGAAGAAATCCATCTGTCGGATATCGAATATCATATTCTCATGCTGCTGATGCAGTATCCGGGAAAAGTGTTTTCCGCCCAGAATATCTTTGAAAGCGTATGGAATGAGCCGTATTTCTATAATTCCAGCGGCACGATTATGGTGCATATCCGGAAACTGCGGCTGAAGATCGAGCGGGATCCGCAGAATCCGAAACATATCAAGACTGTATGGGGAAAGGGATACCGGTTTGAGTAA
- a CDS encoding HAMP domain-containing sensor histidine kinase, with product MSKNKYSLRKKFVLVLVIDFFLAALVCLSVLTFGTSVLDSRRADGTGKARIDNKETELQEYIQENKLSTDDMDQVDQWVRKQYGVYLSIYRGKTNIYDSENYPAVGGGELSDVYYSGSYYKLKFKDAATDLYLLWDYDLQYYIALIIGSVVLGVVVFLIIALIYINRLIRRIRRLESDVRVLAGGDLNYVIEHKGRDELTSLASELNQMRIAMKENIELEEALSQANTRLVTSMAHDLRTPLTTLILYLELLNNRKYRSEEERDRYIGKSLRKAQQIKHMSDQLFERFLIFRDDSEATKLEDPQPVDFVLEDLLSDTIMYLESQGFRVETATAWNAQELNAVKIAVVSDFVTRIFDNISSNLLKYADRRAAVFIGLFREDGNIRLQFTNRIVPNRSDQESTRIGLINVRLMMEKMNGEALIDENASHFSITLIFPEII from the coding sequence TTGAGTAAAAACAAATACAGCCTTCGCAAGAAGTTTGTGCTGGTGCTTGTCATCGACTTTTTTCTTGCCGCACTGGTTTGCCTGAGTGTACTGACCTTTGGCACATCCGTGCTGGACAGCCGCCGCGCGGATGGTACCGGTAAGGCCAGGATAGATAATAAAGAAACAGAACTTCAGGAATATATACAGGAGAATAAACTGAGCACAGACGATATGGACCAGGTCGATCAGTGGGTCAGAAAACAGTACGGCGTCTATCTGTCCATTTACCGGGGTAAGACCAATATCTATGATTCGGAGAATTACCCGGCGGTCGGCGGGGGAGAATTATCCGATGTGTATTACAGCGGAAGCTACTACAAACTGAAATTTAAGGATGCTGCTACAGATCTGTATTTACTCTGGGATTATGATCTGCAGTACTATATCGCGCTTATCATTGGATCCGTTGTACTGGGTGTAGTGGTCTTTCTCATTATTGCTCTGATTTATATCAACCGTCTGATCCGGAGGATCCGCAGGCTGGAGTCCGATGTGCGTGTACTGGCTGGCGGCGACCTCAATTATGTCATCGAGCATAAAGGCAGGGATGAACTGACGTCCCTTGCTTCGGAGCTGAATCAGATGCGGATTGCCATGAAGGAAAATATCGAACTGGAAGAGGCACTGAGCCAGGCAAACACCAGGCTGGTGACTAGCATGGCCCATGACCTGCGTACGCCGCTGACCACATTGATCCTGTATCTGGAACTGCTGAACAACAGAAAATACCGTTCAGAGGAAGAGCGGGACAGATACATCGGCAAATCTCTGCGAAAGGCACAGCAGATCAAGCATATGTCCGACCAGCTGTTTGAGCGGTTCCTGATTTTCCGGGACGATTCAGAAGCGACCAAACTGGAAGATCCGCAGCCGGTGGACTTTGTACTGGAAGACCTGCTGTCGGATACGATTATGTATCTGGAATCCCAGGGGTTCCGTGTGGAGACTGCGACCGCGTGGAATGCGCAGGAGCTGAATGCTGTAAAAATTGCGGTAGTCAGCGATTTCGTTACCAGAATCTTTGACAATATCAGTTCCAATCTGCTGAAATACGCGGACCGCAGGGCAGCGGTATTTATCGGGCTGTTTCGGGAAGACGGAAACATACGGCTGCAGTTTACCAACCGGATTGTTCCCAACCGTTCCGATCAGGAAAGTACCCGGATCGGCCTGATTAATGTTCGGCTGATGATGGAAAAAATGAACGGGGAAGCACTCATCGATGAGAATGCCTCCCACTTTTCGATTACCCTCATTTTCCCGGAAATTATATAA
- a CDS encoding pyridoxamine 5'-phosphate oxidase family protein, with protein MFRKMRRFKQQISQEDCEQILRREPRGVLAVLGDDDYPYAVPLDFLYQDGRLYFHCAKEGHKLDAIARHAKASFCVMDQGFRKEGEWALNIRSVIAFGRVRLVADQEKTLAVVRDLGLKYYPDAGDVDLEIERTFRNVRILEMEIDHMTGKLVNES; from the coding sequence ATGTTTCGTAAAATGAGAAGATTTAAGCAGCAGATTTCACAGGAGGACTGTGAACAGATCCTCCGCCGGGAACCAAGAGGCGTGCTTGCGGTGCTGGGCGATGACGATTACCCTTATGCCGTGCCGCTGGACTTCCTGTATCAGGATGGCAGACTGTATTTTCACTGCGCCAAAGAAGGACATAAGCTGGATGCTATTGCCCGGCATGCCAAGGCATCCTTCTGCGTGATGGATCAGGGATTTCGAAAAGAAGGGGAATGGGCCCTGAACATCCGCAGTGTGATTGCCTTCGGACGGGTGCGTCTCGTGGCGGATCAGGAGAAGACTCTGGCAGTCGTGCGGGACCTTGGTCTGAAATACTATCCGGATGCGGGGGACGTGGATCTGGAGATCGAGCGGACGTTTCGGAATGTGCGGATTCTGGAGATGGAAATCGATCATATGACCGGCAAGCTGGTGAACGAATCCTGA
- a CDS encoding GTPase: MKKRSRKLSAVVLAAGLAVTVFGTGDLAQAAAIGSTIYWVNILYKLNHFDYEKNPRVVDDYSDTVSIPEKLQEYLNTVHVSKASVNKKTFKVGDKLTYRIVLKDNGLKSLESDSIVDEEIDYSSVKCVALNLAAKKSGQRVCLYLKPVRKNADGSVEWKGSMKIRKGMQPGKWIVQSMDVNPNTTEWHEWAFSLLNREQNGNPQYPDLSWGDFKVTGTKTDLTAPKIVRLKNRRVSKHRIQVRWKVLDPSGAYCYLVWGGDVYGERLKKTGNYYKITETKSWLQGDIGLVAVDTWGNQVYYEIVKGKWRNPIRTDRASSQISIRKITQKKPTVKPGEIQKITLSMKWKKFKPERMRIDYRAPYAYLWDDPSAIVELKAKNRSKTKWSGTFQLKPTSNWKGTWSIAKICVFGKNSKGRRVTLTIENSKWMPSSHVGSGYLRADLSGGNIRVQ; this comes from the coding sequence ATGAAGAAAAGAAGCAGGAAACTCAGTGCTGTGGTACTGGCAGCAGGACTGGCAGTCACTGTCTTTGGAACGGGAGATCTTGCACAGGCGGCTGCAATCGGGTCTACGATCTACTGGGTGAACATCTTATACAAATTAAACCATTTTGATTATGAAAAAAATCCACGAGTTGTTGATGATTATAGCGATACTGTGAGTATACCGGAAAAGTTGCAGGAATATCTGAATACGGTTCACGTCAGCAAGGCATCTGTAAACAAGAAAACGTTTAAAGTAGGAGATAAGCTGACCTACCGGATTGTGCTGAAAGATAACGGGCTGAAATCCCTGGAATCCGATTCTATTGTAGATGAGGAAATTGATTACAGTTCTGTAAAATGTGTCGCATTGAATCTGGCGGCAAAAAAAAGCGGTCAGCGCGTGTGCCTTTACCTGAAGCCGGTACGGAAGAATGCTGACGGGAGTGTAGAGTGGAAAGGCAGTATGAAGATTCGGAAAGGAATGCAGCCAGGGAAATGGATCGTGCAGTCGATGGATGTAAATCCGAACACGACAGAGTGGCATGAGTGGGCCTTTTCTTTACTAAATAGAGAGCAAAATGGAAATCCGCAATATCCGGATCTATCCTGGGGGGACTTTAAAGTCACCGGAACAAAAACGGATCTGACGGCACCAAAAATAGTGCGATTGAAAAACCGTCGGGTATCCAAGCATCGGATTCAGGTACGGTGGAAAGTATTGGATCCGAGCGGGGCGTATTGTTATCTGGTGTGGGGAGGTGATGTTTATGGGGAACGGTTGAAAAAGACCGGGAACTATTACAAGATCACGGAGACAAAGAGTTGGCTGCAGGGTGACATCGGGCTGGTTGCGGTAGATACCTGGGGAAATCAGGTCTACTATGAAATTGTGAAGGGAAAGTGGAGGAATCCGATACGAACGGATCGTGCCTCCAGCCAAATTTCCATCCGGAAGATCACCCAGAAAAAGCCAACGGTAAAACCGGGAGAAATCCAGAAGATTACGCTTTCCATGAAATGGAAAAAGTTCAAACCGGAACGTATGAGAATTGATTACCGTGCCCCTTATGCGTATCTGTGGGATGACCCATCTGCCATAGTAGAGTTGAAGGCAAAGAACCGCAGCAAAACGAAATGGAGTGGAACTTTTCAGCTTAAACCGACTTCCAATTGGAAAGGAACCTGGAGTATTGCCAAGATCTGTGTATTTGGAAAAAACAGCAAGGGAAGGCGAGTAACGCTTACCATTGAAAACAGCAAATGGATGCCGTCCTCCCATGTCGGCAGCGGCTATCTGCGGGCGGATCTGAGCGGCGGAAATATCCGTGTACAGTAA
- a CDS encoding OFA family MFS transporter, whose protein sequence is MNFLENRWTRAAIPALLIHCSIGTVYCWSSFSAALSEQIGVRPSVIGFAFSLAIFFLGMSAAFAGRFVEADIHKSSLLAAICFTCGMLGTGACIQFASVLGPVGTTIGIFLFYGCIMGIGLGIGYLTPVKTLMLWFDDRKGLGTGISIMGFGLAKAIASPIMNTLQDSVGLAAMFYILGGVYFVLMLLGHFLLKKPDSWTEPVPDKTSRPLAMFRNKTFLGIWIMFYLNITCGLALISYEKPILQLAGFGAVTVSMIQSCTAASNALGRIGFSTVSDHLKDRNTIYRIIFAMSFLAVLLSFFTSAAAKGILGIIVLLMLTVNAGYGGGFSTLPALLSSRFGMKNISNIHGLALSAWAFAGLSGNQITAFLMNRTGRYESVFLVLAGLYLAAFLVSVFVVRSVNEADSPSSELSTEASAEL, encoded by the coding sequence ATGAATTTTCTGGAAAACAGATGGACACGCGCTGCCATTCCGGCGCTGCTCATCCACTGCAGCATAGGGACGGTATACTGCTGGTCATCTTTCAGCGCAGCTTTGAGTGAACAAATCGGCGTTCGTCCTTCTGTCATCGGATTTGCCTTTTCCCTGGCCATCTTCTTTCTCGGTATGTCCGCCGCCTTCGCCGGCCGTTTTGTCGAAGCTGATATCCACAAATCCTCTCTGCTGGCAGCGATCTGCTTTACCTGCGGCATGCTGGGTACCGGCGCCTGTATTCAGTTCGCGTCGGTTCTGGGTCCTGTCGGCACCACCATCGGCATTTTCCTGTTTTACGGCTGTATCATGGGGATCGGACTGGGCATCGGCTATCTGACGCCGGTCAAAACCCTGATGCTCTGGTTTGATGACCGGAAAGGACTGGGCACAGGCATTTCCATTATGGGATTCGGTCTGGCAAAAGCCATTGCCAGCCCTATTATGAACACCCTGCAGGACAGTGTCGGTCTGGCCGCCATGTTCTATATTCTGGGCGGCGTATATTTTGTCCTGATGCTTCTGGGCCACTTTCTGCTGAAAAAGCCGGACAGCTGGACCGAACCGGTTCCGGACAAAACCTCCCGGCCGCTGGCGATGTTCCGGAACAAAACGTTCCTGGGCATCTGGATTATGTTCTATTTAAACATCACCTGCGGTCTGGCACTGATCTCCTATGAAAAACCGATTCTTCAGCTGGCGGGCTTCGGCGCCGTTACCGTCAGCATGATCCAGTCCTGCACCGCCGCTTCCAACGCGCTGGGACGCATTGGCTTTTCCACCGTCAGTGACCATTTAAAAGACCGAAACACCATTTACCGTATTATTTTCGCCATGTCGTTCCTCGCCGTTCTGCTGTCCTTTTTCACATCAGCGGCTGCCAAAGGCATCCTGGGTATTATTGTCCTCCTGATGCTGACCGTCAACGCAGGCTACGGCGGCGGCTTCAGCACACTGCCGGCCCTGCTCTCCAGCCGGTTCGGCATGAAAAACATCAGCAACATCCATGGGCTCGCGCTGTCCGCCTGGGCATTTGCCGGTCTTTCCGGCAACCAAATCACTGCGTTTCTCATGAACCGCACCGGACGTTACGAAAGTGTTTTTCTTGTTCTGGCCGGACTCTATCTGGCCGCTTTCCTGGTATCCGTCTTTGTCGTGCGCAGTGTAAACGAGGCGGATTCTCCCAGTTCTGAGCTTTCCACTGAAGCTTCTGCAGAGCTCTGA
- a CDS encoding DUF1846 domain-containing protein, producing the protein MKTGFDNEKYLDMQSRCIRERISQFGGKLYLEFGGKLFDDYHASRVLPGFEPDSKIRMLSQIRDDVEVVTVINANDIEKNKVRGDIGITYDQDVLRLIDAFRGYGLYVGSVVLTRFAEQESAVAFQKKVEALGIRVYRHYSISGYPNNIPLIISPEGFGQNEYVETRRSLVVVTAPGPGSGKMAVCLSQLYHEHQRGVKAGYAKFETFPIWNLPLQHPVNLAYEAATADLNDVNVIDPWHLEAYGKTTVNYNRDVEVFPVLNAMFQQIYGESPYKSPTDMGVNMAGNCIFDEAAVQAAAGQEIIRRYYKERCDIRKGTGSQEALQKLELLMRKAGLTEADRPVVAAAESKSEETGQPAAAIELPNGQIVTGSTKSLMGATSAMLLNALKVLGGIDDPVRLISPDVIRPIQQLKVRHFGSKNPHLHINEILIALTISAENSKEARIALDQLEKLKGCEAHSSVILSGADEATFRQLKINLTCEPCYQSNKLFHK; encoded by the coding sequence ATGAAAACAGGATTTGATAACGAGAAGTATCTGGATATGCAGTCCAGGTGCATCAGGGAAAGAATCAGTCAGTTCGGCGGCAAGCTGTATCTGGAATTCGGCGGCAAGCTGTTTGATGACTATCACGCGTCCCGGGTGCTGCCGGGATTTGAGCCGGACAGCAAGATCCGCATGCTTTCACAGATCAGGGATGATGTGGAAGTGGTCACGGTCATCAATGCGAACGACATTGAGAAAAACAAGGTGCGGGGCGACATCGGCATCACCTATGATCAGGATGTCCTGCGTCTGATTGACGCATTCCGCGGATACGGCCTGTATGTAGGCAGCGTAGTGCTGACCCGTTTTGCGGAACAGGAGAGCGCAGTTGCCTTTCAGAAAAAGGTGGAGGCGCTGGGCATCCGTGTGTACCGCCATTACAGCATCAGCGGCTATCCGAACAACATCCCTCTGATCATCAGCCCGGAGGGGTTCGGACAGAATGAGTACGTAGAGACCAGACGCTCCCTGGTGGTAGTGACTGCTCCGGGTCCGGGAAGCGGCAAAATGGCTGTCTGCCTGTCCCAGCTGTATCACGAGCATCAGAGAGGCGTGAAGGCAGGATACGCGAAGTTTGAGACGTTCCCGATCTGGAATCTTCCGCTGCAGCATCCGGTGAATCTGGCCTATGAGGCGGCCACCGCAGACCTGAATGATGTCAATGTCATCGATCCCTGGCATCTGGAGGCCTATGGGAAAACTACTGTGAATTACAACCGTGACGTGGAAGTGTTCCCGGTACTGAATGCCATGTTCCAGCAGATCTACGGCGAATCTCCCTACAAATCACCCACAGATATGGGTGTGAATATGGCGGGCAACTGCATCTTTGACGAAGCGGCAGTGCAGGCAGCCGCCGGACAGGAGATTATTCGCCGGTATTACAAAGAACGGTGCGATATCCGTAAGGGAACCGGTTCACAGGAAGCGCTGCAGAAACTGGAGCTTCTGATGCGGAAGGCAGGGCTGACAGAAGCGGACCGTCCGGTGGTCGCTGCGGCAGAAAGCAAATCGGAGGAGACCGGACAGCCGGCAGCCGCGATTGAGCTTCCAAATGGACAGATCGTTACCGGCAGCACAAAATCCCTGATGGGAGCCACTTCCGCGATGCTGCTGAACGCGCTGAAGGTCCTTGGAGGCATTGACGACCCGGTGCGTCTGATCTCGCCGGACGTGATACGGCCGATTCAGCAGCTGAAAGTCAGACATTTCGGCAGCAAGAATCCCCATCTTCACATCAATGAGATACTGATCGCGCTAACCATCAGTGCCGAGAACAGCAAAGAAGCCAGAATTGCCCTGGATCAGCTGGAAAAACTCAAAGGATGCGAAGCCCATTCCTCAGTCATTCTGTCCGGGGCAGATGAGGCCACCTTCCGTCAGCTGAAGATCAATCTGACCTGTGAACCCTGCTATCAGAGCAATAAGCTTTTCCATAAGTGA